A region of Rhodamnia argentea isolate NSW1041297 chromosome 9, ASM2092103v1, whole genome shotgun sequence DNA encodes the following proteins:
- the LOC115730916 gene encoding very-long-chain aldehyde decarbonylase CER1 isoform X2: MASKPGLLTEWPWKPLGSFKYAILAPWAAHSTYQFMAKGPDERDLGYFLAFPFLLARMLHNQIWISLARHRTAKGNNRIVDRGIEFEQVDRESNWDDQILFNGILFYVGLVTIPEASHLPLWRTDGVIATVLIHTLAVEFLYYWLHRALHHHFLYSRYHSHHHSSIVTEPITSVIHPFAEHMAYFVLFAIPLLTTLITRTASIASFAGYVTYIDFMNNMGHCNFELIPNWLFTIFPPLKYLMYTPSFHSLHHTQFRTNYSLFMPIYDYIYGTMDRSTDATYETSLRRAEDLPDVVHLTHLTTPESVYHLRLGFASLASRPHSPKWYLRMLWPVTLASAAWTWIYGHSFILERNSFKKLKLQSWVIPRYNVQYLLEWRREAINGLIEEAILDANQKGVKVLTLGLFNQGEELNRNGELYIQKHRDLRTKLVDGSSLAVAVVLHSIPQGTSQVLLRGNLNKLAYAIAHALCARGIQIWLVGDGLAEEEQKRAPKGTLFIPFSQFPPKQIRRDCLYHSTPAMITPRSFDNLHSCENWLPRRVMSAWRVAGIVHALEGWNLNECGSMMLDIEKAWEASLRHGFRPLVISAV, from the exons ATGGCTTCCAAACCAGGACTTCTCACCGAGTGGCCATGGAAGCCTCTGGGGAGCTTCAAG TACGCCATTTTGGCACCATGGGCGGCTCACAGCACGTACCAATTCATGGCGAAAGGGCCCGACGAGAGGGACTTGGGCTATTTCCTCGCATTCCCTTTTCTTCTGGCGAGGATGCTTCACAATCAGATCTGGATCTCGCTCGCCCGCCATCGTACGGCTAAAGGCAATAACCGGATCGTCGACAGAGGCATCGAGTTCGAGCAGGTCGATCGAGAAAGCaattg GGACGACCAGATCTTGTTCAACGGGATTCTATTTTACGTGGGTCTCGTGACAATCCCAGAAGCCTCTCACTTGCCACTTTGGAGAACGGACGGGGTGATCGCCACCGTCCTGATCCATACCTTGGCCGTGGAGTTCCTGTATTACTGGCTTCACCGAGCTCTCCACCATCATTTTCTCTATTCTCGCTATCACTCCCACCACCACTCCTCCATTGTCACCGAGCCCATCACCT CGGTAATTCATCCGTTCGCAGAACACATGGCGTATTTTGTGCTATTCGCGATACCCTTGCTCACGACGCTGATCACAAGAACGGCTTCGATAGCATCCTTCGCCGGCTACGTCACGTACATTGATTTCATGAACAACATGGGTCACTGCAACTTCGAGCTCATCCCCAATTGGCTCTTCACCATCTTTCCACCTCTCAAGTACTTGATGTACACTCCATC CTTCCACTCGTTGCACCACACCCAATTCCGGACAAACTACAGCCTCTTCATGCCGATCTACGACTACATATACGGGACGATGGACCGGTCGACGGACGCCACATATGAGACGTCCCTTCGAAGAGCAGAGGACTTGCCGGACGTGGTGCATCTGACGCACCTGACGACGCCGGAGTCTGTCTATCACTTGCGGCTAGGGTTCGCCTCCCTCGCGTCCCGGCCTCACTCGCCCAAATGGTACCTGCGGATGCTGTGGCCGGTCACGCTCGCCTCCGCGGCATGGACCTGGATCTACGGCCATTCCTTCATCTTGGAGAGGAACAGCTTCAAGAAACTCAAGTTGCAATCTTGGGTGATCCCAAGATACAATGTCCAA TATCTATTAGAATGGCGAAGAGAAGCCATCAATGGTTTGATAGAAGAAGCTATACTGGATGCTAACCAGAAAGGAGTCAAGGTTCTGACATTGGGTCTTTTCAATCAG gGAGAGGAATTGAATAGGAATGGTGAATTGTACATTCAAAAGCACAGAGATTTGAGGACCAAGTTGGTGGATGGGAGTAGCTTGGCAGTGGCAGTTGTGCTCCACAGCATTCCTCAAGGGACAAGCCAAGTGCTCCTCAGAGGCAACCTTAACAAGCTTGCTTATGCCATTGCCCATGCTTTATGTGCAAGGGGTATCCAG ATATGGTTGGTAGGAGATGGACTTGCCGAAGAAGAACAGAAAAGGGCTCCCAAAGGAACGTTGTTCATACCCTTTTCTCAATTCCCTCCTAAGCAAATCCGCAGAGATTGCCTTTACCACAGCACTCCGGCAATGATCACTCCCCGGTCATTCGATAATTTGCACTCTTGTGAG AATTGGTTGCCGAGAAGGGTGATGAGTGCCTGGCGCGTGGCAGGGATAGTGCATGCGTTAGAAGGATGGAACTTGAACGAGTGTGGAAGCATGATGTTGGACATAGAGAAAGCATGGGAAGCAAGCCTCCGACATGGGTTCCGGCCGCTGGTGATCTCAGCTGTGTGA
- the LOC115730916 gene encoding very-long-chain aldehyde decarbonylase CER1 isoform X1 has protein sequence MASKPGLLTEWPWKPLGSFKYAILAPWAAHSTYQFMAKGPDERDLGYFLAFPFLLARMLHNQIWISLARHRTAKGNNRIVDRGIEFEQVDRESNWDDQILFNGILFYVGLVTIPEASHLPLWRTDGVIATVLIHTLAVEFLYYWLHRALHHHFLYSRYHSHHHSSIVTEPITSVIHPFAEHMAYFVLFAIPLLTTLITRTASIASFAGYVTYIDFMNNMGHCNFELIPNWLFTIFPPLKYLMYTPSFHSLHHTQFRTNYSLFMPIYDYIYGTMDRSTDATYETSLRRAEDLPDVVHLTHLTTPESVYHLRLGFASLASRPHSPKWYLRMLWPVTLASAAWTWIYGHSFILERNSFKKLKLQSWVIPRYNVQYLLEWRREAINGLIEEAILDANQKGVKVLTLGLFNQGEELNRNGELYIQKHRDLRTKLVDGSSLAVAVVLHSIPQGTSQVLLRGNLNKLAYAIAHALCARGIQVNVASKDEHEKLKGSLNGKYRGNLILSATYSQKIWLVGDGLAEEEQKRAPKGTLFIPFSQFPPKQIRRDCLYHSTPAMITPRSFDNLHSCENWLPRRVMSAWRVAGIVHALEGWNLNECGSMMLDIEKAWEASLRHGFRPLVISAV, from the exons ATGGCTTCCAAACCAGGACTTCTCACCGAGTGGCCATGGAAGCCTCTGGGGAGCTTCAAG TACGCCATTTTGGCACCATGGGCGGCTCACAGCACGTACCAATTCATGGCGAAAGGGCCCGACGAGAGGGACTTGGGCTATTTCCTCGCATTCCCTTTTCTTCTGGCGAGGATGCTTCACAATCAGATCTGGATCTCGCTCGCCCGCCATCGTACGGCTAAAGGCAATAACCGGATCGTCGACAGAGGCATCGAGTTCGAGCAGGTCGATCGAGAAAGCaattg GGACGACCAGATCTTGTTCAACGGGATTCTATTTTACGTGGGTCTCGTGACAATCCCAGAAGCCTCTCACTTGCCACTTTGGAGAACGGACGGGGTGATCGCCACCGTCCTGATCCATACCTTGGCCGTGGAGTTCCTGTATTACTGGCTTCACCGAGCTCTCCACCATCATTTTCTCTATTCTCGCTATCACTCCCACCACCACTCCTCCATTGTCACCGAGCCCATCACCT CGGTAATTCATCCGTTCGCAGAACACATGGCGTATTTTGTGCTATTCGCGATACCCTTGCTCACGACGCTGATCACAAGAACGGCTTCGATAGCATCCTTCGCCGGCTACGTCACGTACATTGATTTCATGAACAACATGGGTCACTGCAACTTCGAGCTCATCCCCAATTGGCTCTTCACCATCTTTCCACCTCTCAAGTACTTGATGTACACTCCATC CTTCCACTCGTTGCACCACACCCAATTCCGGACAAACTACAGCCTCTTCATGCCGATCTACGACTACATATACGGGACGATGGACCGGTCGACGGACGCCACATATGAGACGTCCCTTCGAAGAGCAGAGGACTTGCCGGACGTGGTGCATCTGACGCACCTGACGACGCCGGAGTCTGTCTATCACTTGCGGCTAGGGTTCGCCTCCCTCGCGTCCCGGCCTCACTCGCCCAAATGGTACCTGCGGATGCTGTGGCCGGTCACGCTCGCCTCCGCGGCATGGACCTGGATCTACGGCCATTCCTTCATCTTGGAGAGGAACAGCTTCAAGAAACTCAAGTTGCAATCTTGGGTGATCCCAAGATACAATGTCCAA TATCTATTAGAATGGCGAAGAGAAGCCATCAATGGTTTGATAGAAGAAGCTATACTGGATGCTAACCAGAAAGGAGTCAAGGTTCTGACATTGGGTCTTTTCAATCAG gGAGAGGAATTGAATAGGAATGGTGAATTGTACATTCAAAAGCACAGAGATTTGAGGACCAAGTTGGTGGATGGGAGTAGCTTGGCAGTGGCAGTTGTGCTCCACAGCATTCCTCAAGGGACAAGCCAAGTGCTCCTCAGAGGCAACCTTAACAAGCTTGCTTATGCCATTGCCCATGCTTTATGTGCAAGGGGTATCCAG GTAAACGTAGCTTCTAAGGATGAACATGAGAAGCTCAAAGGGAGTCTCAATGGGAAGTACAGAGGCAATTTGATCCTTTCGGCAACTTATTCTCAAAAG ATATGGTTGGTAGGAGATGGACTTGCCGAAGAAGAACAGAAAAGGGCTCCCAAAGGAACGTTGTTCATACCCTTTTCTCAATTCCCTCCTAAGCAAATCCGCAGAGATTGCCTTTACCACAGCACTCCGGCAATGATCACTCCCCGGTCATTCGATAATTTGCACTCTTGTGAG AATTGGTTGCCGAGAAGGGTGATGAGTGCCTGGCGCGTGGCAGGGATAGTGCATGCGTTAGAAGGATGGAACTTGAACGAGTGTGGAAGCATGATGTTGGACATAGAGAAAGCATGGGAAGCAAGCCTCCGACATGGGTTCCGGCCGCTGGTGATCTCAGCTGTGTGA